CTACAATCTTTTTGAAAAGAAGCGAGGAGTGTCACATCATAAAATGATTTATTTACAATTTTATAAAAATCCACTTCTAAAAAAGTATCACCATTGAGTATTAGCAAAGTCTCATTTATATTCAAATTTAGTATTTTTATTGCATTGAGTATACTTCCACCAGTACCTAATGGATCTTTTTCTTCTATAACTCTAATCTTATTATCTTCTTGAAAATACTCTTGAATGATTTCTGATTTATAATGTGTTAATAAATATATAGATTCCTGAGGGTAATAGCGTCTAATCGCATCTATTTGGTAAGTTAAAAAGGGTTTTCCACATATATCCGCCATTGGTTTTGGGACATTGGCAACTACTTTCTTTAATCTTGTTCCAAAACCACCTGCAAGGATTAATATTGTCATAATATTATCTTAGAAAAATTTATACAAATTTCATATCCAATATCTAGTTTATCACTCATTTAATTTATCCTGTAAATATTTTGATTTCAATCTATATAATTTTTTACTGCATGTCTAAAAAATATTATATACATTTTTGCCTTAAGCTAAATGTTAAAGATTAGATATACTATATAATAGGTTTGATGTACATATTTAATCTTTTATTAAATAGTACTTTCCTGCTAAACTAACTTTTAAATTTGCTATTCTTTCTCCAAAGAAATCATTTACTGCTTGTCGTGCTCCGGGGAAACAATCAGCCTGTCCATCTACAGCCTGAAAGTCGTCAAAAACCACAATTCCTCCAGTTTCTACCAAAGGATAAAGATGAGTAAGTGTATCTATATAGGAATTATATAAATCTCCATCGACATGTAAAATAGCAATCTTTCTTTTAGGATGATGAATTAAC
This Campylobacteraceae bacterium DNA region includes the following protein-coding sequences:
- a CDS encoding NTP transferase domain-containing protein; translated protein: MTILILAGGFGTRLKKVVANVPKPMADICGKPFLTYQIDAIRRYYPQESIYLLTHYKSEIIQEYFQEDNKIRVIEEKDPLGTGGSILNAIKILNLNINETLLILNGDTFLEVDFYKIVNKSFYDVTLLASFQKDCSRYGSLIVSKNEIKEFKEKIIHTKNEYINAGCYFFKNLNFFSKIKNKRNSFSIENEFQEYLKNNKIGVCKYEGVFIDIGIPNDYEKMKKYMSAKHDKK